The proteins below are encoded in one region of bacterium:
- a CDS encoding cutinase family protein: QGLGAELWSLYNQLQQRAPGAIAFYPVMYPADKVFPDLFNGNLKVYEASVASGASTVVSDINLLDAECHGQPHHYVLAGFSQGAWVIHDALHALAAAGPSKLAEISGVALFGDPDFLPYTPWVRDFKWLDPAPGVAALAGKGYPVIPRQVVPRTASYCFPNDPVCQATPWNIAAFLPACAVPYNLLCPHFDYVHFGEVTPAAEFLARLLPR, from the coding sequence CAGGGCCTGGGCGCCGAACTCTGGTCCCTGTACAACCAGCTTCAACAGCGGGCCCCGGGCGCCATCGCGTTCTACCCCGTGATGTACCCTGCGGACAAAGTATTCCCCGACCTTTTCAACGGCAACCTCAAGGTCTATGAGGCCTCAGTCGCGTCGGGGGCCAGCACAGTAGTGTCCGACATCAACCTCCTTGACGCCGAATGTCACGGGCAGCCGCACCACTACGTGCTCGCCGGGTTCTCGCAGGGCGCCTGGGTGATCCACGACGCCCTCCACGCCCTAGCCGCGGCCGGGCCGTCAAAGCTCGCGGAGATCTCCGGCGTCGCCTTGTTCGGCGACCCTGATTTCCTGCCGTACACGCCGTGGGTGCGGGACTTCAAGTGGCTCGACCCCGCTCCCGGGGTGGCCGCGCTGGCCGGGAAGGGCTACCCGGTGATCCCCAGGCAGGTGGTGCCCCGCACCGCGTCGTACTGTTTCCCGAACGACCCCGTGTGCCAGGCAACACCATGGAATATTGCCGCGTTTCTACCGGCGTGCGCTGTACCTTATAACTTGCTGTGCCCCCACTTCGATTACGTGCACTTTGGTGAGGTAACCCCGGCTGCGGAGTTCCTGGCCCGGCTCCTGCCCCGGTAA
- a CDS encoding ATP-binding protein, producing MVGLPAAGKTTRAGELAATHQALRLTPDHWMIPLFGDSMAGGKRWVLEGRLISVALQALRLGTSVVLDYGLWGRDERSALRWLARSAGAACQVVYLPVDKDVQLARIALRQETAPHQTFPMSEAEVDSWREQFQVPDAAELNGGEIPAPPAGWSGWPEWAVDHWPSCTDS from the coding sequence ATGGTCGGGCTCCCCGCAGCCGGGAAAACCACCCGGGCCGGAGAACTCGCCGCAACGCATCAGGCGCTGCGGCTGACCCCGGATCACTGGATGATCCCGCTGTTCGGAGATTCGATGGCCGGCGGCAAGCGCTGGGTGCTCGAAGGCCGGCTCATCTCGGTCGCCCTGCAGGCGCTGCGGCTGGGGACCAGCGTCGTGCTCGACTACGGGCTCTGGGGCCGCGATGAACGGTCGGCGTTGCGCTGGCTGGCCCGGTCGGCCGGGGCAGCATGCCAGGTGGTCTACCTGCCCGTGGACAAAGACGTCCAGCTCGCCCGCATCGCACTCCGACAGGAAACGGCACCGCACCAGACATTCCCGATGAGCGAGGCCGAGGTGGACTCGTGGCGGGAGCAATTCCAGGTGCCTGACGCCGCCGAACTCAACGGCGGTGAGATCCCCGCCCCGCCAGCAGGCTGGTCGGGCTGGCCCGAGTGGGCAGTAGACCACTGGCCCTCATGCACCGACAGCTAA
- a CDS encoding DUF5615 family PIN-like protein: protein MPDALLLDEMFSPAIATDLAARGIDCRAVVADPVLRALSDLEIFQAALAEGRVLVTNNVPDFESLRRAHEAAGDGVPGLIHTSDLTFPRTKAYVYRLGAALAAAAADRETARCGGVLWLRPPT from the coding sequence GTGCCCGACGCATTGCTCCTCGACGAGATGTTCTCGCCCGCGATCGCGACCGATCTCGCTGCCCGCGGCATCGACTGCCGTGCGGTCGTTGCGGATCCTGTCCTGCGCGCCCTGTCGGACCTGGAGATCTTCCAGGCGGCACTGGCCGAGGGCCGGGTCCTCGTGACGAACAACGTCCCGGACTTCGAGAGCCTCCGACGTGCACACGAGGCGGCCGGAGACGGGGTTCCTGGCCTCATCCACACGTCCGACCTCACGTTCCCGCGGACGAAAGCGTATGTATACCGGCTTGGGGCGGCACTCGCCGCCGCCGCGGCCGACCGCGAGACAGCGCGCTGCGGCGGCGTGCTCTGGCTGCGCCCGCCTACGTGA
- a CDS encoding VOC family protein: MRLLGLDHIAIVVRDIDETVARAGDTVDGRADGGRLRGGDIDLQFLLFGETRLELIEVRAAGFGMPKLKDGETAVVGHLGYEVDDLEDAKAELARRGVVLQGEFETDEVRSVFTAPETTFGVTLHLMEHKGRGTGA; the protein is encoded by the coding sequence ATGAGGCTACTTGGGCTGGATCATATCGCAATCGTCGTGCGCGATATCGACGAAACCGTTGCCCGGGCGGGCGACACCGTTGACGGCAGAGCCGACGGCGGGCGTCTTCGCGGCGGCGACATCGACCTGCAATTTCTGCTGTTCGGTGAAACGCGCCTGGAGTTGATTGAGGTCCGCGCTGCCGGTTTCGGCATGCCAAAGCTCAAGGACGGCGAGACTGCGGTCGTCGGCCATCTCGGATATGAAGTCGACGACCTCGAAGACGCCAAAGCCGAACTGGCACGCCGAGGGGTCGTCCTGCAGGGCGAATTCGAGACCGATGAGGTCCGGTCGGTCTTCACGGCGCCGGAGACGACGTTCGGGGTGACCCTGCATCTCATGGAGCACAAGGGCCGCGGGACGGGCGCATGA